Proteins encoded in a region of the Clostridium beijerinckii genome:
- a CDS encoding excisionase: protein MEELLKEILTVLKSEKPQKITFSIQEAATYMGIGHEKVRELVEKPNTDFPYFKVGTRTSIDKRALDRWIEKITEEHRQI from the coding sequence ATGGAAGAATTACTAAAAGAAATATTAACAGTCTTAAAATCAGAAAAACCTCAGAAGATCACTTTTTCAATTCAAGAGGCAGCAACATATATGGGAATAGGACACGAAAAGGTAAGGGAACTTGTTGAAAAACCAAATACTGATTTTCCATATTTCAAAGTAGGAACAAGAACATCTATTGACAAAAGAGCATTGGATAGATGGATAGAGAAGATTACAGAAGAACATAGACAGATTTAA
- a CDS encoding helix-turn-helix domain-containing protein: MNSKLLGLKIKQLRSEHSLKIGRRFLQKDLADALGISRGYIGDIESGRTRPNNELISKIANVFNVPTSILSDNIAFEFCINCEKLKNLRDINKLTQEELSKILNLDSDVISKLEKLEIGASPELAHKIAVFFNVSFDFLYNDKEITKCPICGLTYEPLKYEDYHKHKITHEKYLKINSGFLDIEDKLLSNFHKLNEVGKHKLIEYSNDLIDTPKYTDNEISIDKFRAPLMEDPESLVNRYTTIAAHDDNLTAEEKREADKKILEALNRKRK; this comes from the coding sequence GTGAATAGTAAATTACTTGGACTTAAAATAAAACAATTAAGAAGTGAACACAGTTTAAAAATAGGCAGAAGATTTCTTCAGAAAGATTTAGCCGATGCATTAGGGATTTCAAGAGGATATATAGGTGACATTGAAAGTGGTAGAACAAGACCCAATAATGAATTAATAAGCAAAATTGCAAATGTTTTTAATGTACCTACATCTATTTTAAGTGATAATATTGCATTTGAATTTTGCATTAATTGTGAAAAATTAAAAAATCTTAGAGATATAAATAAACTTACTCAAGAAGAATTGTCTAAAATATTAAACTTAGATTCTGATGTTATTAGTAAACTTGAGAAACTTGAGATTGGTGCCAGCCCAGAATTGGCACATAAAATTGCTGTATTTTTTAATGTATCTTTTGATTTTCTTTACAATGATAAAGAAATTACTAAGTGTCCCATTTGCGGATTAACTTATGAACCCCTCAAATATGAAGACTATCATAAACATAAAATTACACATGAAAAATATTTAAAAATTAACTCAGGCTTTTTAGATATAGAAGATAAATTATTATCAAACTTCCATAAATTAAACGAAGTTGGTAAACATAAATTGATTGAGTACAGTAATGATTTGATAGATACACCAAAATATACTGATAATGAAATCAGCATTGATAAATTCAGAGCTCCACTTATGGAAGATCCTGAATCTTTAGTTAACCGTTATACAACAATAGCTGCACACGATGATAATTTAACAGCTGAAGAAAAACGAGAAGCAGATAAAAAAATATTAGAAGCATTAAATAGGAAACGTAAATAA
- a CDS encoding aspartyl-phosphate phosphatase Spo0E family protein — translation MPKFRFHVDEMKNVLNFVEIEMPGHIREDDALITKIEKEEVTSTLDLKRKLEAQGVKVTSFSLNNKSFYRKAEVLEIEELEEPRKQETIFQCRACDLTKESIEQAIEELREKMYASIDSNERQSNETIQVSQDLDILIVSHMKMQLGGR, via the coding sequence ATGCCAAAGTTCAGATTTCACGTTGATGAAATGAAAAATGTATTAAACTTTGTTGAAATAGAAATGCCTGGACATATTAGAGAAGATGATGCTTTAATTACTAAAATTGAAAAAGAAGAAGTTACGAGTACATTAGATCTAAAAAGAAAATTAGAAGCTCAAGGAGTAAAAGTAACAAGTTTTAGCCTAAACAATAAATCCTTTTACAGAAAAGCTGAAGTTCTTGAAATTGAAGAGTTGGAAGAACCTCGAAAGCAAGAAACCATATTCCAATGTAGAGCCTGTGATTTAACAAAAGAGAGTATTGAACAAGCCATTGAGGAATTAAGAGAAAAAATGTATGCCAGTATTGATTCTAATGAAAGGCAATCAAATGAGACTATACAAGTAAGTCAGGATTTAGATATTTTAATCGTATCCCATATGAAAATGCAACTTGGAGGGAGGTGA
- a CDS encoding ImmA/IrrE family metallo-endopeptidase, whose protein sequence is MTKYEKLLIEAEDQGVEVIEVDLGTNKKCGKYLNNKNESIIIINSNITDIEKHEVLAEELGHHHTTYGNITNLDDIRNKKLELVARRDGFKTLVEPIDIVNAMRNGATNIYELAEYVHVTVDTFYTIIEDLRKQYGLGIPVGNYYIQLEPSFGIYKDIDGLFNYNGK, encoded by the coding sequence TTGACGAAATACGAAAAACTTTTAATTGAAGCTGAAGATCAAGGTGTTGAAGTTATTGAAGTTGATCTTGGCACTAATAAAAAATGTGGTAAATATCTTAATAATAAAAATGAGAGCATTATTATTATTAATTCAAATATAACAGATATTGAAAAGCATGAAGTACTTGCGGAAGAATTAGGTCATCATCATACTACTTATGGCAACATAACAAATTTAGATGACATTAGAAATAAAAAACTTGAATTAGTTGCTCGCAGAGATGGTTTTAAAACTTTAGTGGAGCCTATAGATATTGTTAATGCCATGAGGAATGGTGCAACAAATATATATGAATTGGCTGAATATGTTCATGTTACAGTGGATACCTTTTATACCATAATAGAGGATCTAAGAAAACAATATGGATTAGGTATACCAGTCGGTAATTATTATATACAATTGGAACCTAGTTTTGGTATATATAAAGATATTGATGGTCTATTCAATTATAATGGCAAATAA
- a CDS encoding helix-turn-helix domain-containing protein has product MSDLIRNLTWNKKMEVLRTIKGWSQEETAEKCFTGQRAYWGWEKGIVYPRKNSRRAIAQAFGVSEKEIFEKMET; this is encoded by the coding sequence ATGTCAGATTTAATTAGAAATTTAACTTGGAACAAAAAGATGGAAGTTTTAAGAACCATTAAGGGATGGAGTCAAGAAGAAACAGCAGAAAAGTGTTTCACCGGGCAAAGAGCTTACTGGGGATGGGAAAAGGGAATTGTATATCCTCGAAAAAATAGTAGACGAGCCATAGCTCAAGCCTTTGGGGTTAGTGAAAAAGAAATATTCGAAAAGATGGAGACTTAG